Genomic segment of Actinomycetota bacterium:
GCCTCGACCGGCTCCTTCACCTTGAGGACCAGGTCGGCCTCCCCCCAGACCTCGTCCGGCTCCAAGAGGATGGTCGCACCCCCACGTCGGAAGTCGGCGTCGCTGATCGACGATCCGGCGCCGGCGCCCCGCTCGATGAGGACATCGTGACCCGCCAGGACCAGCTCCCGGACGCCGGCAGGCGTGATCGCGACACGGAACTCGG
This window contains:
- a CDS encoding alanine dehydrogenase; the encoded protein is MKVGVPREVKDTEFRVAITPAGVRELVLAGHDVLIERGAGAGSSISDADFRRGGATILLEPDEVWGEADLVLKVKEPVEA